The following are from one region of the Capsicum annuum cultivar UCD-10X-F1 chromosome 1, UCD10Xv1.1, whole genome shotgun sequence genome:
- the LOC107851932 gene encoding beta-carotene isomerase D27, chloroplastic, with protein MVLLSIQTLPYSCSTLNNYTFYRQSQRGCMSIRCGIAEPSGEPAPLGQKTKYNDGLFEKAFMTLFARKMEKYGTSKIENSDEMKKKGWFDYDYDSFVDVSRKVMQGRSRLQQQQVVREVLMSMLPPGAPAQFRKLFPPTKWAAEFNAAITVPFFFWLVGPSEVVEVEVDGGKQKSGVHIKKCRYLENSGCVGMCVNMCKIPTQDFFTNEFGLPLTMNPNFEDMSCEMVYGQVPPPFEEDPVSKQPCYANICTIANPSSNVCPKLSAN; from the exons ATGGTGCTACTTAGCATCCAAACACTTCCCTACTCATGTTCAACTCTCAATAACTACACATTTTACCGCCAAAGCCAGAGAGGATGTATGAGTATACGATGTGGGATAGCGGAGCCATCAGGGGAACCGGCACCATTAGGACAGAAGACAAAGTACAACGATGGATTGTTTGAGAAGGCATTCATGACTCTTTTCGCACGTAAGATGGAGAAGTACGGTACGAGCAAAATAGAGAACTCtgatgagatgaagaagaaggGTTGGTTTGATTATGATTACGACAGTTTTGTTGATGTGTCGAGGAAAGTGATGCAAGGGAGGTCGCGGCTGCAGCAGCAGCAAGTAGTTCGCGAGGTCCTCATGTCTATGCTTCCTCCTGGAGCTCCTGCTCAG TTTAGGAAATTGTTTCCACCAACGAAGTGGGCAGCAGAGTTCAACGCGGCAATTACTGTGCCTTTCTTCTTCTGGTTAGTTGGTCCTTCTGAG GTTGTGGAAGTGGAGGTAGATGGGGGGAAGCAGAAAAGTGGAGTTCACATAAAAAAATGCAG GTATTTGGAGAACAGTGGATGTGTAGGAATGTGTGTGAACATGTGCAAAATACCAACACAAGACTTCTTCACAAACGAATTCGGACTTCCATTAACAATGAATCCAA ATTTTGAAGACATGAGTTGTGAAATGGTGTACGGGCAAGTACCACCGCCATTTGAAGAAGATCCTGTCTCCAAACAACCTTGTTACGCGAACATAT GCACCATTGCAAATCCCAGCTCAAATGTCTGTCCGAAACTCAGTGCTAATTAG
- the LOC107857428 gene encoding protein CANDIDATE G-PROTEIN COUPLED RECEPTOR 7-like — MSSTKVSLLLFFVTSLFYSCSLAEIRSNEVRSDDRPIIPFDEFGFTHRGRLELNVSKISLGVPSNPANLDLSKVGFFLCTSNAWMRVLEQIEDAEITCAVQSDKVKLVYTFDKLGDNSSLNTLFVDTEADQYSLVFANCCPQLKVSMIVRSAMYNLDAKSGNRDYLSVGKAILPRIYFVFSLVYFCLGVFWIFVLFKKRLTVHAIHFFMLAVVILKALNLLCEAEDKSYIKRTGSAHGWDVLFYIFSFLKGIMLFTLIVLIGTGWSFLKPYLQEKEKKVLMIVIPLQVVANIAQVVIDENGPYGYEWVTWKQVFLLVDVICCCAVLFPIVWSIKNLREAAKSDGKAAVNLMKLTLFRQYYIVVICYIYFTRVVVYALETIVSYRYLWTSVMAGEVATLAFYLFTGIKFRPEVHNPYFVIDDEEEEAASEALKFGDEFEL, encoded by the coding sequence ATGTCGTCCACAAAAGTTTCCCTTCTCTTATTCTTTGTTACATCCCTTTTTTATTCATGTTCTTTAGCTGAAATCAGATCCAATGAGGTTCGTTCTGATGATCGTCCCATTATACCATTTGATGAATTCGGCTTCACACATCGGGGTAGATTGGAACTCAATGTCTCGAAAATATCCCTTGGTGTCCCTAGCAATCCCGCAAACCTTGATCTTTCGAAAGTTGGATTCTTTCTATGTACTAGCAACGCGTGGATGCGTGTTCTTGAACAAATTGAGGATGCGGAGATCACTTGCGCGGTCCAGTCTGATAAGGTCAAGCTTGTCTATACATTCGACAAACTTGGTGACAATTCGTCTTTAAACACACTTTTTGTTGATACGGAAGCTGATCAGTACTCTCTGGTGTTTGCTAATTGTTGTCCTCAGTTAAAAGTTTCTATGATTGTGCGATCTGCAATGTACAATCTTGATGCTAAATCAGGAAATAGAGACTATCTCTCTGTTGGCAAGGCCATTTTGCCTAGGATTTATTTCGTGTTTTCGCTTGTTTATTTCTGTTTGGGTGTATTTTGGATATTCGTGCTGTTCAAGAAGAGATTAACTGTTCACGCGATCCATTTCTTCATGCTGGCTGTAGTCATATTGAAAGCCTTGAATTTGTTGTGTGAAGCAGAAGATAAATCTTACATTAAGCGTACGGGTAGTGCTCACGGATGGGATGTACTGTTTTACATTTTCAGTTTCTTGAAAGGGATAATGTTGTTCACGTTGATCGTGTTGATTGGGACGGGCTGGTCATTTCTAAAACCTTATTTgcaggagaaagagaagaaagttttgatgattgtgATACCACTTCAGGTTGTAGCAAATATAGCTCAGGTTGTGATTGATGAGAATGGGCCTTATGGGTATGAATGGGTGACATGGAAACAAGTGTTTTTGCTCGTTGATGTGATCTGTTGTTGCGCGGTTCTTTTTCCCATTGTTTGGTCGATTAAGAATTTGCGTGAGGCTGCTAAATCTGACGGGAAAGCTGCTGTGAATTTGATGAAACTGACGCTCTTTAGGCAGTACTACATCGTGGTTATATGTTATATTTACTTTACAAGGgttgtggtttatgcattggaGACGATTGTATCGTATAGGTATCTTTGGACTAGTGTAATGGCAGGGGAAGTGGCAACTCTGGCTTTTTATTTGTTTACTGGAATTAAATTCAGGCCTGAGGTACACAATCCGTACTTTGTAAtcgacgatgaagaagaagaggcTGCATCTGAGGCATTAAAGTTTGGTGACGAGTTTGAATTGTGA
- the LOC107856755 gene encoding vacuolar protein sorting-associated protein atg6-like, whose protein sequence is MIMDPSKKPLTIPEALSLLKENQTVKEKYFPFVERILMERQKRHEEELKEREKMYTNILEKLAKEHEENVNMLNETINKLMNEINANEAYYEKQFREILHSVSILKEADEKKNAADCNGESKNEDLKTNTPGSAHH, encoded by the exons ATGATAATGGATCCATCAAAGAAGCCTTTAACAATTCCAGAAGCACTTTCCTTATTGAAGGAAAATCAGAcagttaaagaaaaatatttcccCTTTGTGGAAAGAATTTTAATGGAGCGTCAAAAAAGACATGAGGAAGAactaaaagaaagagaaaaaatgtatACAAATATATTGGAAAAGCTTGCTAAGGAACATGAAGAGAATGTCAATATGCTAAATGagacaattaataaattaatgaatgagatAAATGCTAATGAAGCTTATTATGAGAAGCAATTCAGAGAGATTTTGCATAGTGTTTCTATTTTGAAGGAAGCTGATGAGAAAAAAAATGCTGCAGATTGCAATGGTGAATCAAAAAATGAAG ATTTGAAGACGAACACACCTGGCTCAGCACATCACTAA
- the LOC107857429 gene encoding NAC domain-containing protein 66: MNLTVNGQSQVPPGFRFHPTEEELLHYYLRKKIANDKIDLDVIREVDLNKMEPWDIQEKCKIGSTPQNDWYLFSHKDKKYPTGTRTNRATAAGFWKATGRDKVIYGKCKRIGMRKTLVFYRGRAPHGLKLDWIMHEYRLDDNSSTQDHQADVNFCASESGGVEEGWVVCRVFKKKSSLEIPQSSSSTVQKPNTDGVLDQILMYMGRSSCKQQQQHETKNNNPNIQFESSFLHLPELVNHHHPTTNNDMEVLIHQDCGFDEMLMSTGTDQINSPACDWLALDRLVASQLNGHFDIPTNNNTARSNDDDGTEFWS, translated from the exons ATGAATCTAACTGTAAATGGTCAATCACAAGTACCTCCAGGGTTTCGTTTTCATCCAACTGAGGAAGAACTTCTTCACTATTACCTGAGGAAAAAGATAGCTAACGATAAGATTGATCTTGATGTTATCCGCGAAGTAGACCTCAACAAGATGGAACCATGGGACATTCAAGAGAAGTGCAAAATAGGATCGACGCCACAAAATGATTGGTACTTGTTCAGCCACAAGGACAAGAAGTATCCAACAGGGACTCGTACAAATCGTGCCACTGCTGCTGGATTCTGGAAAGCTACAGGTCGTGATAAAGTCATATATGGCAAATGTAAGAGGATAGGAATGCGAAAAACCTTAGTCTTCTATAGAGGACGCGCCCCTCATGGCCTGAAATTGGATTGGATCATGCATGAATATCGCCTCGATGACAACTCCAGCACTCAAGATCATCAGGCCGATGTCAACTTTTGT GCATCGGAATCAGGTGGTGTAGAAGAGGGTTGGGTGGTCTGCCGCGTATTCAAGAAGAAGAGTTCACTCGAAATCCCTCAAAGCAGTTCCTCTACAGTTCAGAAACCAAACACTGACGGCGTTCTTGATCAAATACTCATGTACATGGGAAGATCGTCatgtaaacaacaacaacaacacgaAACCAAAAACAACAACCCAAACATTCAATTTGAAAGCAGTTTCCTACACCTCCCAGAGCTGGTGAATCATCATCATCCAACGACCAACAACGACATGGAAGTACTAATTCATCAAGATTGTGGCTTTGATGAGATGCTCATGTCAACAGGAACTGATCAAATTAATAGCCCTGCTTGTGACTGGTTAGCCCTCGATCGCTTGGTGGCTTCTCAACTCAATGGCCATTTCGATATACCAACCAACAATAACACTGCTCGATCCAATGATGATGATGGTACTGAATTTTGGAGCTAG